In Aspergillus oryzae RIB40 DNA, chromosome 6, one genomic interval encodes:
- a CDS encoding uncharacterized protein (predicted protein) has translation MCVTYICFYRACKAQGFDRSKLPYKGWFQPWCAIIGVLWMTMVVTCYGYTSFTPWDVTTFFTHYTMLLFDIIAFAGWKLFKQTRILRPDELDLVLEAPDITAYEEAAKINNPPIGFWAELIQPFRPRWKSLKGS, from the coding sequence ATGTGCGTCACATATATTTGTTTTTATCGAGCATGCAAAGCGCAGGGTTTCGACCGTTCTAAGCTTCCTTACAAGGGCTGGTTTCAGCCTTGGTGCGCCATTATCGGTGTTCtgtggatgacgatggtTGTAACCTGTTACGGGTACACCAGCTTTACCCCCTGGGATGTGACGACCTTTTTCACTCACTATACGATGCTTctatttgatatcattgcatTTGCCGGGTGGAAATTATTTAAACAAACAAGAATATTGCGCCCAGATGAACTTGATCTTGTTTTAGAAGCTCCCGACATTACTGCATACGAAGAGGCCGCCAAAATAAACAACCCCCCTATTGGTTTCTGGGCTGAGCTCATTCAGCCTTTCAGGCCAAGGTGGAAAAGTCTCAAGGGCAGCTAG
- a CDS encoding uncharacterized protein (amino acid transporters), protein MSHPEDTIHRLHPSDPGLMPEKPEKAPSQHSNLSSEFVPDIQRGTILGNDVHAGLQRRLGNRQIQLVAIGGSIGTAIFVTIGDALRKSGPGGLLLAFLIYNAMLAMVNNSMAEMSTYMPVSGGFIYLAGKWVDDALGFMVGWNFFLYEAIMIPFEITAINLVLSFWRNDIPPAAVCVACIVIYA, encoded by the coding sequence ATGTCGCACCCAGAGGACACCATCCATCGCTTGCATCCTAGTGATCCCGGACTGATGCCCGAGAAACCCGAGAAAGCGCCATCCCAACACTCCAACCTATCTTCCGAATTTGTCCCAGATATCCAGCGCGGCACTATCTTGGGCAATGATGTCCACGCTGGACTTCAACGTAGACTCGGCAATCGACAGATACAGCTGGTCGCCATTGGTGGTTCCATTGGAACTGCCATATTCGTGACCATCGGAGACGCACTCCGTAAATCAGGCCCTGGAGGTCTATTGTTAGCATTCCTGATCTACAATGCCATGCTCGCTATGGTCAACAACTCCATGGCGGAAATGTCGACATACATGCCTGTGAGCGGTGGTTTCATCTACCTGGCCGGCAAATGGGTCGACGATGCACTAGGTTTCATGGTCGGctggaacttcttcctctatgAAGCCATCATGATCCCCTTCGAAATCACCGCGATTAATTTGGTGCTGTCCTTCTGGCGTAACGATATCCCCCCTGCGGCTGTCTGTGTTGCTTGTATTGTAATATACGCGTGA
- a CDS encoding aromatic ring-hydroxylating oxygenase subunit alpha (phenylpropionate dioxygenase and related ring-hydroxylating dioxygenases, large terminal subunit), producing the protein MSSIWKNYFGQDEVASSGATPPNDKTPIQALPANWYTSPEMWELERRAIFSRKWMLITHKLRLPSTGDYLVYSIAGYPFILVRDKDGNFNAFHNVCRHRAFPVATEEKGKARIFACKYHGWSYGLNGKLAKAPGYQDLEGFDKNKNGLFQIHVHVDNNGFIWVNLDAKEQPEIAWEDDLSKVDLQERFNGINWDEYNFDHTWEMEGDFNWKILADHYNECYHPDTSDNGATTDSSIVDYTNSTPEQIARGLRITSTYYFPNASMTIFPHFFFLQRIVPTSATKCMTRYEVYRNKDSSDEDFELISQTYKRIMSEDKDLCTDAQKNLSNHIEKGSLDFQTVVRELVLEHYKKEQEAGREIWPTRQTLPTSATTSEEDMTFCNKLDAQAKGSDCSTTAGGCCGGTGCQPNETLVF; encoded by the exons ATGTCCTCTATCTGGAAGAACTACTTCGGCCAAGATGAGGTCGCCTCCTCAGGTGCCACCCCACCGAACGACAAGACCCCCATTCAGGCCTTGCCTGCCAACTGGTATACCTCTCCCGAGATGTGGGAATTGGAGCGACGTGCGATCTTTTCCCGCAAGTGGATGTTAATCACCCACAAGCTGCGCCTCCCTAGCACCGGTGATTACTTAGTCTATTCCATTGCCGGCTACCCCTTCATCCTAGTCCGCGACAAGGATGGCAACTTCAACGCTTTCCACAACGTCTGCCGACACCGTGCCTTCCCCGTGGCGACTGAGGAGAAGGGTAAGGCCAGAATCTTCGCATGCAAGTACCACGGCTGGTCATATGGCCTGAATGGTAAACTTGCCAAGGCTCCTGGCTACCAGGACCTCGAGGGGttcgacaagaacaagaatggTCTTTTTCAGATCCATGTTCACGTCGATAACAACGGATTCATATGGGTCAACTTAGACGCCAAGGAACAGCCCGAGATCGCATGGGAAGATGACTTGAGCAAGGTTGATTTGCAGGAGCGTTTTAATGGCATCAACTGGGACGAGTACAACTTCGACCACACCTGGGAGATGGAGGGCGACTTCAACTGGAAGATCCTTGCCGACCACTATAATGAATGCTACCACCCAGATACTTCCGACAACGGCGCTACCACGGATAGTAGCATTGTTGACTACACTAACTCCACCCCGGAGCAGATTGCCCGTGGTTTGAGGATTACCAGCACTTACTACTTCCCTAACGCTTCTATGACTATTTT cccccacttcttcttcttgcagaGAATTGTGCCGACCTCCGCCACCAAATGTATGACGCGGTATGAGGTTTATCGCAACAAGGACTCCAGCGACGAAGACTTCGAGTTAATTAGCCAAACGTACAAGCGGATCATGTCCGAGGACAAGGACCTCTGCACAGACGCCCAGAAGAACCTGAGTAACCACATAGAGAAGGGATCCCTCGACTTCCAGACGGTTGTGCGAGAGCTTGTTCTAGAGCACTACAAGAAAGAGCAGGAAGCAGGTCGTGAGATCTGGCCAACTCGCCAAACACTCCCGACCAGCGCCACCACCAGCGAGGAGGACATGACCTTCTGTAACAAGCTGGATGCTCAAGCCAAGGGGTCTGATTGCTCAACAACGGCCGGCGGGTGCTGTGGTGGCACGGGCTGCCAACCTAATGAAACACTTGTCTTTTAG
- a CDS encoding fungal specific transcription factor domain-containing protein (predicted protein), translating to MSLIFNLQRALPSSTDWTWIHKHCRKTGWHPWKRRPVKAARQDQKREELDDIPEAPYSKNSNPSSGEPAFERFSPGSGSFSFGFGNNEDSNLHPSSAAVSKALELYFHYCHRQPIWCFDYEDLEEKGSLSDELIYSVLALTARFSREPGQSQRYGNTARTLIMLRVANGTVDLETIESLCLLSYSSFIDGDVHLGRFHLGLAFQLCRSAMMDVESGYPLESPLTERKKRLFWSLQSLEQTYGQQNGFLSLPAENLRPFCAPNGGDRGSSKEFEPKPPQLPRDDIGCSSPNDIGIWSLAVHFGWVWSRVRTYVSHCAQNRLKEPWRHDSMYTMILSDLTEVENKLSQCHRYDSVKFYERKADELRMNRGYWTPWLKAQFTYHCILTVLNHPFLYIVASQSNPNLSIPNAFWRRSSELVVLHATWLVRMIDMVSERKMRLIDPFFGHAAAIAATVHLYYCCAADPRLKQKSKIDFDKCRTFLKSFVPFSAACKALC from the exons atgtcTCTTATCTTTAATTTGCAGCGA GCTCTCCCGTCATCTACTGATTGGACATGGATTCACAAACATTGTAGGAAGACCGGCTGGCATccttggaagagaag ACCGGTCAAGGCGGCCCGTCAAGACCAAAAACGCGAGGAGCTCGACGATATACCAGAGGCACCCTACTCCAAGAACAGCAACCCATCTTCTGGCGAACCAGCTTTTGAGCGCTTCTCTCCCGGATCGggttccttttcttttggattCGGCAATAATGAGGACTCAAATCTCCATCCCTCTTCGGCGGCAGTCAGCAAAGCCTTAGAACTGTATTTCCATTACTGTCATCGGCAGCCGATCTGGTGCTTCGATTATGAGGACCTCGAGGAAAAGGGTAGTCTTTCTGACGAGCTTATCTATAGCGTCCTAGCGCTGACCGCGCGCTTTTCGCGTGAGCCGGGTCAGTCGCAGCGTTATGGAAATACCGCGCGAACGCTAATCATGCTTCGCGTGGCAAATGGCACAGTAGACCTTGAAACCATCGAAAGTCTGTGTCTGCTTTCGTATTCTTCATTCATCG ACGGGGACGTGCACCTCGGTCGGTTTCATCTTGGCCTGGCTTTCCAGCTTTGCCGGTCAGCGATGATGGACGTGGAATCTGGCTATCCCCTTGAAAGTCCTCTAACGGAGCGAAAGAAACGTTTGTTCTGGAGTCTTCAATCACTGGAGCAGACATACGGTCAACAAAATGGGTTTCTTAGCCTTCCCGCCGAGAACCTGCGTCCGTTCTGTGCTCCCAACGGCGGAGACCGGGGGTCATCAAAGGAGTTCGAACCAAAGCCGCCCCAGTTACCACGGGATGATATTGGATGCTCCTCGCCCAACGACATAGGCATTTGGAGCCTGGCGGTCCATTTCGGATGGGTTTGGAGCAGGGTCCGCACGTATGTATCCCACTGCGCACAAAATCGACTAAAAGAGCCTTGGCGCCACGATTCAATGTACACGATGATACTTTCGGACCTGACTGAGGTGGAGAACAAGCTCTCTCAGTGTCACCGATATGATTCGGTCAAATTCTATGAGCGGAAAGCAGACGAGCTGAGAATGAACCGGGGGTACTGGACGCCATGGTTGAAAGCGCAGTTCACGTATCATTGCATCCTGACTGTGCTGAACCACCCTTTCCTCTACATTGTGGCATCACAGTCGAATCCGAATCTCTCCATTCCCAATGCCTTTTGGAGACGGTCTTCAGAGCTAGTTGTATTGCATGCGACCTGGCTTGTCCGTATGATCGATATGGTCTcggaaaggaaaatgcgCCTGATTGATCCCTTCTTTGGACACGCCGCGGCGATTGCAGCCACAGTACATCTTTATTATTGTTGCGCAGCGGATCCACGACTGAagcaaaaatcaaaaatcgACTTCGACAAATGTCGGACGTTTCTCAAAagttttgttcctttctctGCAGCCTGCAAAGCTTTG TGCTAA
- a CDS encoding uncharacterized protein (predicted protein), which yields MPSKIHLSIPLMWDLLQINCMPEPREMSGGLLHPTLIPAISRDDTGESSCTLEVIVAMSPEVTVNTADGGQAAHMQPSVTNMSSVQSSPDSLAFADKLVAPADSLMMNTPWLWTGQFPDMDNMDYQEPESGMGNVDGFSAWWDIGNL from the coding sequence ATGCCGTCCAAGATCCACCTGAGTATCCCGTTGATGTGGGACCTTCTCCAAATCAACTGTATGCCGGAGCCTCGGGAGATGTCTGGTGGCTTATTGCATCCCACGCTGATACCCGCCATTTCACGAGACGATACCGGGGAAAGCTCCTGTACGCTAGAAGTCATTGTGGCCATGTCACCTGAAGTCACTGTCAATACGGCAGATGGCGGACAGGCCGCCCATATGCAACCGAGCGTGACCAACATGTCCTCCGTGCAATCTTCACCCGACAGCCTCGCGTTCGCTGACAAGTTGGTCGCGCCGGCTGACAGTCTCATGATGAATACCCCGTGGCTCTGGACGGGTCAGTTTCCGGATATGGATAATATGGACTATCAAGAGCCCGAATCCGGCATGGGAAATGTCGACGGATTTTCCGCCTGGTGGGATATTGGGAATCTCTAA